Proteins encoded in a region of the SAR202 cluster bacterium genome:
- a CDS encoding 3-hydroxyacyl-CoA dehydrogenase family protein: MQAIHKRGEPLDASDIRRITVVGAGLMGHGIALEFALRGYQVTLNARTDESLTKAMEQVRKSLARMVSLGMATDDQSRKAAMSMDTHSNLALAVADADLVIESVVEDLAIKRHVFRQLDGLCPARTILASNSSAIMPSALAQATGRPEKVIDTHYINPPYLVPLVEVVRGPDTSDETADAVMSFLREIGKRPILIEREVPGFVASRLQAALLREALWLVQNGVASAADVDRAIKDSLGRRWAVAGVFEVLELAGWDLLAAIAANLFPHLADDKEVPDVLADKVDNDELGVKTGQGFYKWTPESAEALRQRIAYALTEI, translated from the coding sequence ATGCAGGCAATCCACAAAAGGGGTGAGCCTTTGGACGCTTCAGACATCCGCCGGATCACGGTTGTGGGCGCCGGGCTCATGGGACATGGCATCGCGCTGGAGTTCGCCCTCCGCGGATACCAGGTTACTTTGAACGCCCGCACCGATGAGAGCCTCACGAAGGCGATGGAACAGGTGCGGAAGAGCCTGGCGCGCATGGTGTCTTTGGGTATGGCGACCGATGACCAGTCGCGCAAGGCGGCGATGTCTATGGACACACACTCGAACCTCGCGCTCGCGGTCGCAGACGCCGACCTGGTGATCGAGTCGGTCGTCGAGGACCTGGCGATCAAGCGGCACGTCTTCCGGCAGCTTGACGGCCTGTGCCCTGCCCGCACGATCCTCGCGTCCAACTCTTCCGCGATTATGCCATCTGCGCTCGCGCAGGCTACGGGCCGCCCGGAAAAAGTTATCGACACCCACTACATTAACCCGCCTTACCTGGTGCCGCTAGTTGAAGTTGTTCGTGGGCCGGACACCTCCGACGAGACAGCCGACGCTGTAATGAGCTTTCTCAGGGAGATCGGCAAGAGGCCCATTCTCATCGAGCGCGAGGTCCCGGGTTTCGTCGCGAGCCGCCTGCAGGCCGCTCTCCTGCGTGAGGCGCTGTGGCTGGTGCAAAACGGCGTGGCATCTGCCGCGGACGTGGACCGGGCTATCAAGGACAGCCTGGGTCGCAGGTGGGCCGTCGCGGGCGTGTTCGAGGTGCTTGAGCTGGCCGGGTGGGACCTTCTGGCCGCAATCGCCGCCAACCTCTTCCCTCACCTGGCGGACGACAAGGAGGTCCCGGACGTGCTCGCCGACAAGGTCGACAATGACGAGCTGGGCGTCAAGACCGGCCAGGGCTTCTACAAGTGGACGCCAGAGTCGGCAGAGGCCCTCAGGCAGCGCATAGCCTACGCGCTGACAGAGATATAG
- a CDS encoding GNAT family N-acetyltransferase, with the protein MDFDLRPVKADEMERWATARSRGFGQQLDRADFEVRRSIYDLSRTVGVFDGEEVVGTSYSSAWRINVPGGSLPVAGIVAVTVQPTHRRRGILTNMMSHQLADVHRRGEPIAALYASESIIYGRFGFGMSVMHESWSIERVHSALAMPARQSGRVRFVTVEEMRKTFPDIQARALKDRPGAILRPEWDWDRRVRWAAEPPPGFVSPFYAIYEASGAAQGYVSYMIDKGDLTVVELMSVTDEAHAALWSFVFGVDLVNVIRVQKRPVDDPLQWMLADPRSLRRTPHDGAMGAMWTRIVDVPAALSGRIYLREGRLVLEVHDPFCPWNNARFALEAGPDGAACSQTAEAADLTLSAADLGAAYLGGVTFSTLSHAGRIEGRTPGALRRADAMFAWDLQPWCPFSY; encoded by the coding sequence ATGGACTTCGATTTAAGGCCGGTTAAGGCTGATGAGATGGAGCGGTGGGCAACTGCCCGCTCGCGTGGCTTCGGCCAACAGCTCGACCGTGCTGACTTTGAGGTCCGCAGAAGCATCTACGACCTCTCCCGAACGGTGGGCGTGTTTGACGGCGAAGAAGTTGTGGGCACTTCGTACTCTTCCGCGTGGCGTATCAACGTTCCGGGCGGAAGCCTCCCGGTCGCCGGAATTGTCGCGGTCACTGTGCAGCCGACCCACAGGCGCCGCGGCATCCTGACAAACATGATGTCCCACCAGCTCGCCGACGTTCACCGCCGGGGGGAGCCGATCGCGGCGTTGTACGCCTCCGAGAGCATCATCTACGGGAGATTTGGATTCGGAATGAGCGTAATGCACGAGAGCTGGTCAATAGAGCGCGTTCACTCGGCTTTGGCAATGCCGGCGCGGCAGTCCGGCCGTGTTCGATTTGTCACAGTTGAGGAGATGCGCAAAACGTTTCCGGATATCCAGGCGCGCGCGCTCAAGGACCGGCCCGGAGCTATCCTCCGGCCGGAGTGGGACTGGGACCGGCGGGTCAGGTGGGCGGCAGAGCCCCCTCCAGGCTTCGTGTCCCCGTTCTATGCGATCTACGAAGCGTCCGGCGCTGCCCAGGGGTATGTGAGCTACATGATTGACAAGGGAGATCTCACCGTTGTGGAGCTCATGTCGGTCACGGACGAGGCGCACGCAGCGCTGTGGAGCTTTGTGTTCGGCGTCGACCTGGTCAATGTCATTAGGGTACAGAAGCGACCTGTGGACGACCCTCTCCAGTGGATGCTCGCCGACCCTCGCTCCCTGCGGCGAACTCCGCACGATGGCGCGATGGGCGCGATGTGGACACGCATTGTGGACGTACCCGCAGCGCTCTCCGGACGCATTTACCTTCGCGAGGGCCGTCTGGTCCTCGAAGTCCACGACCCTTTCTGCCCATGGAACAACGCGCGGTTCGCTCTCGAGGCAGGCCCGGATGGGGCCGCCTGCTCACAGACTGCAGAGGCGGCCGACCTGACCTTGTCGGCCGCGGACCTCGGCGCTGCCTACCTTGGCGGAGTCACCTTTTCCACGCTTTCACACGCCGGTCGGATTGAGGGGCGAACGCCTGGCGCTCTCCGCAGAGCAGATGCTATGTTCGCCTGGGACCTACAGCCGTGGTGCCCCTTCAGCTACTGA
- a CDS encoding carbon-nitrogen hydrolase family protein, whose amino-acid sequence MPQPDGNGTINLATCQFPVSDDIARNSRYVQDQIARARKSGAKVVHFSECALSGYAGVEYDSADKIDWALLEQEMPKVCKAAKKHKVWVALGSSHRLSPGNKPHNSVYVITPEGEIYDRYDKRFCTAGDLNHYTSGDHFVCFEVNGVKLGVLICYDVRFPELYREYKKIGVQVVLHSFYNARAEKKNIHTTIMRPTLQSHAGINAMYISAPNACGFYQSWPSVFITPDGVIAKSLRQHQAGVMMNKIDLAQKFYDASEPFRDKAMNHILNSGDLVDDARSRDRESA is encoded by the coding sequence ATGCCACAGCCTGACGGCAACGGTACGATCAATCTGGCGACATGCCAGTTCCCTGTCAGTGACGATATTGCTCGCAATTCACGCTACGTTCAGGACCAGATAGCCCGCGCCAGGAAATCCGGAGCCAAAGTTGTCCATTTCTCGGAGTGTGCGCTATCGGGCTACGCGGGCGTTGAGTACGACAGCGCAGACAAGATAGATTGGGCACTTCTGGAGCAGGAGATGCCCAAAGTCTGCAAAGCGGCCAAGAAGCACAAGGTGTGGGTGGCCCTGGGGAGCTCCCACCGTCTCTCGCCGGGAAACAAGCCGCACAACAGCGTTTATGTAATCACTCCTGAAGGAGAGATTTACGATCGCTACGACAAGCGCTTCTGCACCGCCGGCGACCTCAACCACTACACCTCGGGCGACCATTTCGTGTGCTTCGAGGTCAACGGGGTCAAACTGGGCGTCCTGATTTGCTACGATGTGCGGTTCCCTGAGCTTTACCGGGAGTACAAGAAGATCGGAGTTCAGGTCGTTCTGCACTCGTTCTACAACGCCCGTGCAGAGAAGAAGAACATCCACACGACTATCATGCGGCCCACACTGCAGTCGCACGCCGGCATTAACGCGATGTACATCAGCGCGCCCAACGCGTGCGGCTTTTACCAGAGCTGGCCGAGCGTGTTCATCACCCCTGACGGCGTCATAGCAAAGTCCCTGCGCCAGCACCAGGCAGGCGTGATGATGAACAAGATCGACCTGGCGCAGAAGTTCTATGACGCGTCTGAGCCGTTCCGAGACAAGGCCATGAATCACATCCTCAACAGTGGCGACCTCGTTGACGACGCCCGCAGCAGAGACCGCGAGTCGGCTTGA